A region from the Micrococcus cohnii genome encodes:
- a CDS encoding ABC transporter permease: MTAPVAAAATLPARIIAQARYETGTALRNGEQLVVTLVLPVLALLGVHVTGLLEAPGRSGLDVAVPGCLALAVVSSAFTATAIATGFERRYDVLAALATTPLGVAGLVLGKAASVLVLLTIQTGVIAGLGLALGWSPDPAGLPAAILTLLLGGVSFTALGLLLAGTARPEATLAVANLLWVLFGAVGGTVFPAPAPQLSWLPSAALGNGLRTALADGVWHPGAVLLLALWCAGAVAGALRWFRWRP, translated from the coding sequence ATGACCGCCCCCGTCGCCGCGGCCGCCACGCTGCCCGCCCGGATCATCGCCCAGGCCCGCTATGAAACCGGCACCGCCCTGCGCAACGGCGAACAGCTCGTCGTCACGCTTGTACTGCCCGTGCTCGCCCTGCTCGGCGTTCATGTCACGGGCCTGCTTGAGGCACCGGGCCGCTCCGGGCTCGACGTGGCCGTGCCCGGCTGCCTCGCCCTGGCCGTCGTGAGCTCCGCGTTCACCGCCACGGCCATCGCCACCGGGTTCGAACGCCGATACGACGTGCTCGCGGCGCTGGCCACCACTCCCCTGGGCGTCGCCGGGCTCGTGCTCGGCAAGGCCGCCTCGGTGCTCGTGCTGCTCACCATCCAAACGGGTGTGATCGCCGGGCTCGGGCTCGCCCTGGGCTGGAGCCCCGACCCCGCAGGGCTGCCCGCGGCCATCCTGACGCTGCTGCTGGGTGGCGTGAGCTTCACTGCTCTCGGGCTGCTGTTGGCCGGCACCGCCCGCCCCGAGGCGACCCTCGCCGTGGCGAACCTGCTCTGGGTGCTCTTCGGCGCGGTCGGCGGGACCGTCTTTCCCGCACCGGCGCCGCAGCTGTCGTGGCTGCCTTCCGCGGCGCTGGGCAATGGCCTGCGCACCGCCCTGGCCGACGGGGTCTGGCACCCCGGCGCCGTGCTCCTGCTCGCCCTGTGGTGCGCCGGGGCCGTGGCCGGCGCGCTGCGCTGGTTCCGCTGGCGCCCCTGA
- a CDS encoding ABC transporter ATP-binding protein, with protein MLSAPDIALNLTDVHRTVGRGRRRAQVLHGVDLTARRGAVTVLLGPNGAGKSTTLSLCHGITRPDAGTVRVFGHDPAAASADLRARIAVMWQESGLPPSVSARRFVEHVCRLHRDPVPAADVFERLGISDCADRAIRRLSGGQRQRVALAAALVGRPDMLFLDEPTAGLDPQTRPLVHEVIREQTQRGAAVLLTTHLLDDAERLADDVAILSGGRVVRHGRLEELTRIDGGDVVEIDFGDAPSEALRRWADDCPEGMRAESPAAGGLVRLTGVSSPSDMRRLAESWSRHRLLPVRFDRVSQRLETVLEEVSR; from the coding sequence GTGCTCTCCGCGCCCGACATCGCTCTGAACCTGACCGACGTGCACCGCACCGTCGGCCGGGGCCGCCGGAGAGCCCAGGTGCTCCACGGCGTGGACCTCACCGCCCGCCGCGGCGCCGTCACGGTGTTGCTCGGCCCCAACGGCGCGGGCAAGTCCACGACGCTGTCCCTCTGCCACGGCATCACGCGACCCGACGCCGGCACCGTGCGCGTCTTCGGCCATGATCCCGCCGCCGCGTCTGCGGACCTGCGCGCGCGCATCGCGGTGATGTGGCAGGAATCCGGTCTGCCGCCCTCGGTGTCCGCACGCCGTTTCGTCGAGCACGTCTGCCGACTTCATCGCGACCCCGTTCCGGCCGCGGACGTGTTCGAGCGGCTGGGCATCAGCGACTGTGCGGACCGCGCCATCCGGCGCCTCTCGGGCGGTCAGCGTCAGCGCGTCGCCCTCGCCGCCGCCCTGGTCGGCCGCCCGGACATGCTCTTCCTCGACGAGCCCACCGCGGGCCTGGACCCGCAGACCCGTCCCCTCGTGCACGAGGTGATCCGCGAGCAGACCCAACGCGGAGCCGCCGTGCTGCTGACCACGCATCTGCTCGACGACGCCGAGCGCCTGGCGGACGACGTCGCCATCCTCTCGGGCGGGCGCGTGGTTCGGCACGGTCGGCTCGAGGAGCTCACGCGCATCGACGGCGGAGATGTCGTCGAGATCGACTTCGGCGACGCCCCGTCCGAGGCGCTGCGCCGATGGGCCGACGACTGTCCTGAAGGCATGCGTGCCGAGAGCCCGGCAGCGGGCGGGCTCGTGCGGCTCACCGGCGTCTCGTCGCCGTCCGACATGCGACGCCTGGCCGAATCGTGGAGCCGCCACCGCCTCTTGCCCGTCCGCTTCGACCGGGTCTCGCAGCGGCTCGAAACCGTTCTCGAGGAGGTGAGCCGATGA